Part of the bacterium genome, GGCCGCCTCCACGATTTCCCCCGCGTCCTCGGGTATGCCGGAGAAGGCGCGCATGGCGTTCTCGATGGCGCCGCCGTGGTAGTCGGAGATGGTGGCGATCCCGCCCGCCGCCGCCTGCACCAGCGGGACGCCGGTGGAGGCCATGGTGCGGGCCACCTGGGTCGAGGGCGGCGTGACGCCGTGGTCCACCGAGCTGGCCAGTACGGCGTCGAAGAGCCGGGCCTCCGCCTCGACGGGCAGCCGGCCCATCACGGCCAGGAAGGCCACCGAGGTGAAGGGGACCGCCCCGATGAGCTCGTCGAGGGCGTACCCCCTCAGCGTCAAGCGGTTCGGCTCCACCCGGGTGATTTTGGTGATCCACTTCTCACCCACGCGACCTCCGATCGGTGTTGACGGAACACTTTAGCCGCCGACGCGGCCGCCCTCGATGACGTGGGGCTCGTTGGCGGGCTCGATGCCGAGCTCGGAGAGAATACGCGGGATGTCGGCGAAGGTTTTGGCGATGCGGGCCCCGGCGCCCTCGAGAGCCTCAAGTTTGCTATCGGCCGTGCCCATGCGCCCCTCGACGATGGCTCCGGCGTGGCCCATGCGTTTTCCGGGCGGGGCGAAGACGCCGCCGATCATGGCCACCACCGGCTTCTTCATCGCCCGGACGGCCGGGGCGGCCAGCTCCTCGTAAATCCCGCCTATCTCACCGGTGATGACCACGGCGTCGGTCCCGTCGTCGGCGTCGAAGAGCGGCAGGAGGTCGTTGTAAGTCGAGCCCAGAACCGGATCGCCGCCCATCCCCACGCAGGTTGATTCGCCGTAGCCCGACCGGGTCAGCGTGTCGGCGATGTAGTAGGTGATGGAGCCGGAGCGGGAAAGTGTGCCGACGCGGCCCCGCTCGAAGGCCAGCGGAGGGATGATGCCCACGTTGCAGCGGCCCGGGGAGATGACCCCCGCCGTGTTGCCCCCGAGGACCCGGGTGCCGCTCTTCTCGCTCTCCTCGCGCAGGCGGAGCATGTCGTGGACCGGGATGTGCTCGGGGACGACGACGACCAGTCTCATGCCGGCGCGGCAGGCCTCCACGGCGGAATCCAAAACGTAGCGGGCCGGGAGGAACAGGACGCTCACGTCGGCCCCGGTGGCCTCCACCGCATCGGCCACGGTGTCGAAGACCGGTACCCCTTCGACCTCCTGGCCGCCCTTGCCGGGGGAGGTGCCGGCGACGACGCGGGTGCCGTAGGAGAGCATCCGGGAGGCGTGGAAGCGGCCGGTCTTGCCGGTGATGCCCTGGACCAGGACGCGGGAGTTCTCGTCTATGAGGATGGCCACGGGGCTCCCCCTGGTTGAAATTGACGGCGGTGAAGGTAGCAGAGGCGGGCTTTCAAGTCAACCGGCCCGGTCCCACCCGAGGAGCCCATGACACGTGTGGCAGCCGGGTCTTGCAGGTCATCGTCGTTCAACGGCCGTCAGCGGGGTCTCCAAACCCTCCCGTGCATCAAAAAACGATGCTGTTAAAAAAGACGCCCCCTCCGACGTCTCCGCAGTGAGTTATCCTTGCAAGCCCTCCCTCACCCCTGCACCGGGGGGACCGGTGGGCATTAAAAAAACGCCCGACCGGACGTGCCTGGAATATCGCAGCGGATGCGATCCGCAATACCGCAGGCAACATTAAAAGACGCCCGACCAGACGCGCCCGGCGACCGGCCGCTACTCCTCCGGCTCCTCGGGGACCTGGATGGGCAGGGTCACCTCGGCCATGAGGCTATCGGGCAGGCCCTCGGTGCCCCAGTTCAGGAAGTAGTCGCAGGCGGTGCCGGTAATCTCGAAGCCGGCCTTCTCGGCCCAGGCGGCGAGCTCCTCGTGCTCCCAGGCGCGTGTTTCGGACCAGGGGCCGCTGGTTTCCAGGTAGGCCACCAGCCGCTCGGGGAGATTCTGGGTCGAGAGGTCCCCCCAGGGGTTGACCTCGGACGACACGCACACCCCGACCTGGTACCGGGCGCGGCCGTCGTCCCCCTTCCCGAGGTAGCGGATGAAGGGAGGGCCGGCCGGGGCGACCCCGTGGGCGGCGAGCTCCGTGTCCAGCCCGGCGAGGGCGTCCATGCCGTCGGTGTACTCCCCCGTCCGCTCCCGGAGGAGGGCGGAGGCCGACTGGAGGTACATGGTGCTGAACTCGAGGACCGGTTCGACCGTGTCCGTCGTCCGCTCCGTCTCCGGCTCCTCCGACTCGCACGCGCAGAGTGCCGCCAGAAGCACCGACGCCGCGACCACTATGGACCAACGTGAGCGCAAGGGTCCTCCTTATCCGCAGAGGGTATGGTAGCGGGACCGGTGCCGGCTGTCAAGAGCCCAAAAGGGCGACCCGGTGGACCGCCTTAAAAAGGCGTCGAATGCGACTGCGGTTTTTTTCGCGGAAAAAGGCGGCCCGGTGGACCGCCTTAAACATCCTTAAAGCGCGGATCAGTAATCCTCGTAGGCGGACTTGATGAGGCCCCAGGTCTGCCAGGCCACGCCGCCGCCGTCCCCCGCGGGCTCGGTCAGGAAGGGGACGAAATCCACCTCGCCCAGGACGCTGCGGTCGTGGTAGTCGAAGATATTCTGGGCAATCTCCATCTCGTCCACGGAATCCCACCAGTTCTCGGTGGCGTCAATGTTGTAGATGGAATCGTTCACCAGGTTGTAGGGGTAGTTGTCGAAGAGGTTGTTCTGGTTGATGGTGGCCGCGCAGTCCATGAGGTTGATCCCGCCCTGGTAGGGCAGCCCGGAGCCGTTGCCCACGATGGTGCAGCCGAAGATGTCCGGCGGGGTGCCGCCCACGATGCCGATGCCGTGGACCGAGCAGTTGGTTATCTCGAGCCCGGTTATGGACGACGACATGGAGGAGCTGACGGTCATATTCCACAGAAGGAGGCCCTCTTTGGCGTATTCGAGGCGGCAGTTCTCTAAAATCACCGGGTTGTCGCCCTCGACCACGATGGCGCCCCAGTCACCGGGGAACGGTATCTGTTCGTTTGAGGTGAAGACGATGGGCCAGCCGGGGGTTCCCTCGGCGATCAGAGAGCCGTGGATGACGATGATCTCGGCGCCGTCCCAGCGGCCGCCGTCGTGGCTCACCTTGTCGAAGCGCACGGTGACGCCGTCCTCGATGCGCAGCGTGGCCCCGTTGGTGACGTACAGGTTGCCGTAGACCACGTACGGGGAACCGGAGATGTCCCAGACGGTATCCTCGGTGATATCCTCCTGGAGGATGGCCGTGAACCCGGCCGACGTCGCCCCGGCGAGGGCGAGCCCGAAGAGAACGGTCCAAAACGCTTTGGGCATGACTAACACCACCCTTCACCCCCATCGGGGGCGAGCAGGTTGTGGAAAGCCCGTTCAATGTAGCACTTCCCGAGCTCTCAGTCAAGCCCCCCGTGGCGCCGGAGCATCTCGAGGACCGCCGACCACAGCTCCTGGCGCCCTGCGCCGGTAACCGCCGAGAAGGGGATGGGCATCTCCCCGAGCGCGCGGCGGTGTTCGGCCAGGGCTTGCCGGAGGCGGTTGCGGGAAAGCTTGTCGGCCTTGGTCGCCGCCACGACGGCGGGAACCCCCAGGGCTCCCAGCCACTCCCGGGCGGCGACGTCGCTCTCCAGACCGGGGTGGCGGGCGTCAACGATCTGCACCGCGCCGGCGCGTGACGGCCGGGAGGCGGCCAGAATGGCGCACGCCAGCTCGTCGAAGCGCTCCTCTTCGGACTTCGGCGCCCGAGCGTAGCCGTAGCCCGGCGTATCCACCAGGCGCAGGTCGGTAAAGCCCCGCCCCGTGCGCAACTGGACCTGGTAGAAATTCAAAAGCCGGGTCTTGCCCGGCGTGGAGCTGGTGTAGGCCAGACGCTTCCGGCCCACGAGGTTGTTGATGAGGCTGGACTTGCCCACGTTGGAGCGACCGAGGAGCGCTATTTCCGGCACCACGGGTTCCGGGAGGCCGTCCGGCGAGGCCGCGCTCGTGACGAACTCGGCCCGGAGCACGCGGTATTCAGCCATCCCGTCCCCCGGCCCGCGGTCGGCTAATCCCAGGCCACCTTTTCGGTGGAGAAAAAGTCAAATCAGACGCCCATCCAATCCCCGGGCCCGCGCAATTTAATCGTGCTCCTCGAGCTCCTCTTCGGGAATCACCGGTTCGCCCTCCTCCTTTTCGACTTCGGTCTCCTCCTCGTCGGGCTCATCGGCGGACCCGTCGAAAACCTCGAATTGGAGGGCCGTTCCTCCGGGCGCCTTCTCCACCTCTTCCTGCGGCTCGGCGGTGTACTTGACCTCCGCCGCGGTTTCGTAGACTGCCTCGGAGTGCAGGCCGGTGCCGGCGGGAATCAGCCGCCCCACGAGCACGTTCTCCTTCAGACCGCGGAGGAAGTCCCGCTTACCCGCCACGGCGGCCTCGGCCAGGACGCGGGTCGTGTCCTGGAAGCTGGAGGCCGACAGGAAGCTCACC contains:
- the yihA gene encoding ribosome biogenesis GTP-binding protein YihA/YsxC, which encodes MAEYRVLRAEFVTSAASPDGLPEPVVPEIALLGRSNVGKSSLINNLVGRKRLAYTSSTPGKTRLLNFYQVQLRTGRGFTDLRLVDTPGYGYARAPKSEEERFDELACAILAASRPSRAGAVQIVDARHPGLESDVAAREWLGALGVPAVVAATKADKLSRNRLRQALAEHRRALGEMPIPFSAVTGAGRQELWSAVLEMLRRHGGLD
- a CDS encoding right-handed parallel beta-helix repeat-containing protein, translating into MPKAFWTVLFGLALAGATSAGFTAILQEDITEDTVWDISGSPYVVYGNLYVTNGATLRIEDGVTVRFDKVSHDGGRWDGAEIIVIHGSLIAEGTPGWPIVFTSNEQIPFPGDWGAIVVEGDNPVILENCRLEYAKEGLLLWNMTVSSSMSSSITGLEITNCSVHGIGIVGGTPPDIFGCTIVGNGSGLPYQGGINLMDCAATINQNNLFDNYPYNLVNDSIYNIDATENWWDSVDEMEIAQNIFDYHDRSVLGEVDFVPFLTEPAGDGGGVAWQTWGLIKSAYEDY
- the sucD gene encoding succinate--CoA ligase subunit alpha, with product MAILIDENSRVLVQGITGKTGRFHASRMLSYGTRVVAGTSPGKGGQEVEGVPVFDTVADAVEATGADVSVLFLPARYVLDSAVEACRAGMRLVVVVPEHIPVHDMLRLREESEKSGTRVLGGNTAGVISPGRCNVGIIPPLAFERGRVGTLSRSGSITYYIADTLTRSGYGESTCVGMGGDPVLGSTYNDLLPLFDADDGTDAVVITGEIGGIYEELAAPAVRAMKKPVVAMIGGVFAPPGKRMGHAGAIVEGRMGTADSKLEALEGAGARIAKTFADIPRILSELGIEPANEPHVIEGGRVGG